TTTTCAGAAATATAGCCTACAAATTATACTTTATCTTTACATACCTCATATTCAATAATCCCATATCGACTGATGTCTCTAAGTATCCAACGATCTGGTTAAACGTAAAAACATTAAGATTTTCATCCAATATTGCGTTATCATATTCCATATCACCCAATACATATGGAACAAATTTTTCAACATCTTTTGATTTAACCTCATCTAATTCAGGCAATGTAGAAATGTAATTCAGCGACCTTCTTAATTCATCTGTGTATCCATAATGCTTTAATAACTTCACATTCAATATTCTGAAATCATTATGATACAGTTTATATAATCCAGCGTCTGCATCCATTCTGTTTTTTAACCAAGGCAGATTAAAACCTTTCAACCAAATATCATCAGCAATCAAATGTGTAAAATAACCAAGTACATATAAGTCTTCTGCTTGCGATCTATATTTATGTATAAAGCCTTTGTAGTCAACGTTCCTTGAAAAGTCTTGTACTTCACCAGCAAAGAAATGTGACGAATCTTTTGATGAAACAGCATCCGGAGCGATACTTCCAAGTAAAAAAGGCGTCTTATCTTTGATTGATAGGCTATCAGCAATTCTATTTGCAATTATCAGATGCATTATTCTTGAACCCATATACCCTCCTACCCTTCAACGAATATTTGAGATCGAGCCTGGATGTTTCCAGTTTAACGAAATCGTTTCAAAACCTGTTGTTCTGCATAAAAGTCATGGCAAGTTAATCTTCGCAGTTATTCGAACCATGTTCTTGCTGTTATTGGATTCCCAATGAACCTCCTTACCATATGCTTCACTAATTGCTCTTAACGGCAAATAAACTCTTCCATCTACCATTAATACTTTACTCTTTAGTTCAATTTGCTTGTCGAACTCGGTAAAAGAGCTTTCCCCCACCTTAAAAGTTAACCTTGGTTTTGGATAATCATCTTTGTCGACATATGCAAATATTACACTTTTGGCTTCGTTATCCCACCATATCCCTTTACCAGGCACATCGAAATCTAGTACATTCGTAATATAGGCTGG
The nucleotide sequence above comes from Paenibacillus sp. W2I17. Encoded proteins:
- a CDS encoding zinc dependent phospholipase C family protein yields the protein MGSRIMHLIIANRIADSLSIKDKTPFLLGSIAPDAVSSKDSSHFFAGEVQDFSRNVDYKGFIHKYRSQAEDLYVLGYFTHLIADDIWLKGFNLPWLKNRMDADAGLYKLYHNDFRILNVKLLKHYGYTDELRRSLNYISTLPELDEVKSKDVEKFVPYVLGDMEYDNAILDENLNVFTFNQIVGYLETSVDMGLLNMRYVKIKYNL
- a CDS encoding copper amine oxidase N-terminal domain-containing protein, translated to MKKIMVVTLALTFLSVFMTFTATSAPKKINILLNEKELKTQAGAEAPKKSIEVMVNLETFQLVEANDYIISDGHILVSPAYITNVLDFDVPGKGIWWDNEAKSVIFAYVDKDDYPKPRLTFKVGESSFTEFDKQIELKSKVLMVDGRVYLPLRAISEAYGKEVHWESNNSKNMVRITAKINLP